A portion of the Sabethes cyaneus chromosome 3, idSabCyanKW18_F2, whole genome shotgun sequence genome contains these proteins:
- the LOC128744242 gene encoding dihydroorotate dehydrogenase (quinone), mitochondrial-like translates to MEIPTNQPAQSHCSIMNPVRSLLKVTALGAATFSITCLYKGNERFYENIFMPIVRLAPPETAHHLAVFGLKLGLIRPGYQDPGVLRTQLMNMVLRNPVGIAAGFDKQGEAVCGLHLLGFGFVEVGSVTPQPQPGNPGPRVFRLKEDKAIVNRYGFNSEGHKVVYERLKEARQKCGEDVALGINLGKNKLSKDAIRDYVKGVKRFSGLADYLVINISSPNTPGLRTMQNKSTLFVLLSEVLKARSSLPLAEQRPIMVKLAPDLSDEDIQEIVTVVCSKACAVDGLIVSNTTIERPSSLKSINAGQLGGLSGQPLFQRSTQLVAKVYKWTEGKIPIIGVGGIFSGRDAYNKILAGASAVQLYTAFIYHGPPIVIRVKQELEELLKADGYDSVQQAVGKGVDRILQS, encoded by the exons atggaaataccaACCAACCAG CCAGCTCAATCACACTGCTCAATCATGAATCCAGTTCGCTCTCTATTGAAGGTAACAGCGCTCGGAGCAGCAACCTTTAGCATCACCTGCCTGTACAAGGGAAATGAAAGGttctacgaaaacattttcatgccgatcgttCGGCTCGCTCCGCCGGAAACTGCTCATCATCTGGCGGTGTTCGGCCTGAAGCTGGGATTGATTCGACCCGGATATCAAGATCCCGGCGTTCTGCGCACCCAGCTGATGAATATGGTTCTGCGCAATCCGGTCGGTATCGCTGCCGGGTTTGACAAACAGGGCGAAGCGGTCTGTGGACTGCATTTGCTTGGGTTCGGCTTTGTGGAGGTCGGATCGGTTACGCCCCAGCCGCAGCCGGGAAACCCGGGACCGCGAGTGTTTCGTCTGAAAGAGGATAAGGCGATTGTCAATAG ATACGGATTTAATAGTGAGGGCCACAAAGTGGTTTACGAGCGGCTGAAAGAAGCTCGTCAAAAGTGTGGCGAAGATGTTGCTTTAGGAATTAATTTaggaaagaataaactttcaaAGGATGCGATCCGCGATTACGTGAAAGGAGTGAAACGATTTAGTGGCTTAGCTGATTATCTCGTTATCAATATAAGTAGCCCGAATACGCCCGGTTTGAGGACTATGCAAAACAAAAGTACGCTTTTCGTATTGTTGAGTGAAGTCCTGAAGGCACGGAGTTCCCTGCCGCTGGCAGAACAACGACCTATTATGGTGAAACTGGCACCGGACTTGTCCGACGAAGACATCCAGGAGATAGTCACAGTTGTATGCAGCAAAGCATGTGCCGTCGACGGGCTAATCGTATCGAATACAACCATCGAAAGGCCATCTAGTCTGAAGAGCATCAATGCCGGCCAGCTGGGCGGCTTGAGTGGGCAGCCATTGTTCCAAAGATCTACCCAACTGGTGGCCAAGGTGTACAAATGGACCGagggaaagattcccatcatcGGCGTTGGAGGGATTTTCAGCGGTCGCGATGCGTACAATAAAATTCTGGCCGGTGCCAGCGCGGTTCAACTATATACGGCGTTTATTTACCATGGACCACCGATTGTGATACGAGTCAAACAGGAACTTGAGGAGCTACTGAAAGCGGACGGGTACGACAGCGTGCAGCAAGCCGTGGGCAAGGGCGTAGATCGCATCTTACAAAGTTGA